The Deinococcus radiopugnans ATCC 19172 nucleotide sequence GGGGCGCCCCGACGCCAGGTGCGAATGGACTCACGCGTCACGGCGATGCCCCGTTCCAGCAGCAATTCTTCGACATCCTGATCGCTGAGGGTGAAGCGGTGATAGAGCATTGGCGGCATAGCCAATGACCGCGATAGGGAACCGGTAGCCGGAAAGTTTCTGACCGCTCAGCACCGCGTCACCCTACCTCAACAAATACTGTGTTGGCTTGGAAGCGTCAAGTCGCTGTAGGAGGCTGACGTCGATAGCTCGGATCAAATTTCTGGCCTGACTTGAGAACGGCAAATGCGACTCGGAGGAGCTTGCGAGCCAGGGCAACCAGGGCAACTTTTTTGGGCTTTCCCTGGGCGATCAGATGGCGGTAGAAGTTCCCAAAAGCATTCTTCATCCGCGACGCTGTCAGGGCACAGAGGTAGAACGCCCGTCGTAGCCGCCCGTTCCCTATTTTCGAAATGTGGGTACGGCCAGTGAAACTGCCCGACTGACGGGGAACAGGGGATAGCCCTGCGTACGCCGCCCATTGATCCGAGCTCTCCATCCGGCTCAGCTGCAGGGTCTCGACCAGCAGGATGGAGGCGGTCAATAGGCCAATCCCAGGAATGGATGTCAGGAGCGTGACCTGCCCCTGCACTGCCTCGGAAGCCATGATCAGGGCGTTGATCGCCCTGTTCGCTTCTTCCTACTGCTGTTCGAGCAGCTTCTGGCGTGCTTCACAGAAGCCGACGGCCTTGGAATGGAGTTGATACTGGTGATCCATCGCGTCGTGGCGGCCCGCTTCCAGGGTCAAGAGCTCCACGATGGTGCCACGGGCGTGAAGGAGCGCACGCAGTTCGACCAGATCTGCCTCGGGGGGCAGCCAGCGTGCTGGCTGCATGACCGCGCCATACCGAGCAATCATCTCCGC carries:
- a CDS encoding transposase; this translates as MASEAVQGQVTLLTSIPGIGLLTASILLVETLQLSRMESSDQWAAYAGLSPVPRQSGSFTGRTHISKIGNGRLRRAFYLCALTASRMKNAFGNFYRHLIAQGKPKKVALVALARKLLRVAFAVLKSGQKFDPSYRRQPPTAT